The Mesorhizobium sp. AR10 genome includes the window AGACGCGTGAAGCGCGCCGCAGTGCGCTGGTCGAGGACTATGTCGAGCTCATCGCCGACTTGATCGAGGATGGCAATGAAGCGCGCCAGGTCGATATCGCGGCTCGGCTCGGCGTCGCCCAACCGACCGTGGCCAAGATGCTGACGCGGCTGTGCGCCGATGGGCTGGTGTCCAGAAAGCCTTATCGTGGCGTGTTCCTGACCGATACCGGCCGCAAGGTGGCGGAAGAAAGCCGCATTCGCCACCAGACCGTGGAAGCTTTCCTGCGCTCGCTCGGCGTCAGCGCCGAGACGGCGCGCATCGATGCCGAGGGCATCGAGCATCATGTCAGCGCCGAGACGCTCGACGCCTTTCGCAAGGCGATGACCGCGACACGCTGATTTCCTGTTTCGCCACCTCTCCGGGAGCCGACAAGCGGAACCGCCGCACCGCCGATGCGTTTGATATCACGCCGCGCGATTGGCGCGAGGCCTAGGAGGATATGATGGGCGTTGAACAGGCACCGACCGCGAAAGGCAAGCAGGCGGCAAAGGGATTGAGGCAAGCAGCGGCGAAGGACGAGCGCAAGACGGAAGCAGAAACCGGCCACCCGCTGAAAAAGGGTGCTGCCCGCTTCGAGGAGCGCTCGAAAAGCTCGGACGGCAAGAGCGCCGGCGCTAAGCAGAAGAGCTGACCGGGGCGGCAAACCGGCCTCTCATTCCTGGGTATCCTGAACCCAGCTGCGCGGATGGCCGTCGACGCGGAACTGGAAGATGAAGTACGGCGGGATGCAGGTGCCCTTGCCGGGCTTTGCCTCGACCAAATCCTCGTAGCCGGCGGTGCAGATATAGTCTTCACGGCAGGGATGCGTCTTGTCGCAGGCGCGCAAGCCGGCGGTCTTGGTGAATTCCTTGGTGCAGAATTTGTGGTCCTTGCCGGAGGCGATGCAGTCGTTGAAGCCGGTCTTGGCAAGCCGTCCGCAACTTGCCTCGTCAGGCAGTTTTTCGCAGCTCGCCTTGCGCAGCATGCCACCCGGAAAGCCGCCGGTCTTCTGCTCGGGATTGTCATAGCGCTGGCGTGCGGCGCCATAGCCGGCCAGCTTTACCGGCGGTTTCTTGTCCCGCGCCGGGTCGATGCCGCAGGCCTTTGCAGTCGCCGGTGAGAGGCGGCAATATTTGTCGTCGCCCCATTTCGACATCCTTATCTCGCCGAACTCCACGGGGTCGCCGACCGCGGTTCCTGCTTCGCTGACGCATGTGCCGAAGCCCGGATGGATGGCGCTTTCGTGCACGCCGGCGCAGCGCAGGCCTTCGCTGCAGCTCCAGTCCTTGAAACTGGCATCGTCGCCGCGATAGCAGATCGAGCCCCAGCCATTGTAGAGATCGGTGCCTTTGAGCGCCTGGGCATATTTCTCGTCCGGGCGGGCGGCGAAGCCGCGCGAGAAATCCGGGTGCCCGCCGGCGGCGAATTCCTCGACGATGGCGCGGCGGCGCGGCAGGTCGGCGAAGAACACCGCCGAACCCGGCACGAAGACCGCATTGCGGCGTGGCTCGCTTGCCGGGTCGGCGCCGGTGTAGTGGAAGCCGGCGATGCCGTGCGTCTGGTGGCAGCCGGTGCAGCTCATCTCGTTGAGGCGCAGATTGAACCCGGCCGCCGATTTCATGCTGTTCAGCGTGTTGCCCCTGGCGACATAGTCCTTCAGCGCCTTGTCGACGGCATCGTCGTCGAGCAGCCCGTAGGCGATGTTGTTCTGCGACCGGCTCATGCCGCCCGGCGCCACCGAGACGGCGCTGGTCGCCACAAATTTCTCGTCGATGACCAGCCGGCCGCGGTCCAGGTCGTAGATGTTGCGGTCGGTGAGCAGCCATTTTGCGAAAGCTTGCCTGTCGGCCAGCACGGTGTTCCTGTCGATCTGGTTTTCCATCTTCGATTCCTGGAAGGTGGCAGTCGCCGGATCCCATTTGAAGATTTTGAGCAGATATTCGGCATGGCCGCCGAAATCGCGGCGGCTCGAGGCCGAGAGGCGCAGAACCTGCATGTTGAGCTCGAGCCGCATGATCTGCGAGGAGTTCAGCATGGCGCCGGACAGCGGGCCTTCGCCCGAGCGTAGCCATGCTGCGAGTTGTTGGGGCTCAAGGTCTTTCTGCCCCGCGGCAAGCCAGCGTTTAGCGACGTCGGCGCAAGACACATCCGTCGCGCGCGGCAAGTCCTTCGAGGCGCGGGCCTGCGCCTGCGTGGGTTTGGCGTTGAACACCAGACTCATTGTCAGCGGCAGGCGCGAGGAAATGCGCTGGCCTGCCTTTCCCTTGGCTGGCTTTTCCTCGACCGAATAGTGGAAGCGGTAGATCAGCCTGATCTCGCCGCATTCGGTGTGGCCGAGATAGCCGCGATCCATGCGGTTGACGACGCCGGTCAGATCCAGCGTGGAGCCGTCATCATCGATGTATTTCGGATTGAATTTCTGGCTGGTGTCCTTCGACTTCGCCATGGCCGCGACATACGGATCGGGACTGTTTT containing:
- the mntR gene encoding manganese-binding transcriptional regulator MntR; translation: MALKNRPVPREKPLPDADVHSEGFRQTREARRSALVEDYVELIADLIEDGNEARQVDIAARLGVAQPTVAKMLTRLCADGLVSRKPYRGVFLTDTGRKVAEESRIRHQTVEAFLRSLGVSAETARIDAEGIEHHVSAETLDAFRKAMTATR